In the Mauremys mutica isolate MM-2020 ecotype Southern chromosome 13, ASM2049712v1, whole genome shotgun sequence genome, one interval contains:
- the LOC123348819 gene encoding olfactory receptor 14A16-like, whose amino-acid sequence MEMSNRTTVTEFLLLGFSDVRELQILHFMVFLLIYLAALLGNLLIIAAVALDHHLHTPMYFFLANLSILDLGSISITIPKSMINSLMNTRSISYPGCVAQVFLFVVFIAADLALLTIMAYDRYVAICQPLYYERVMNRRACVQMAASAWITGIVYSALHTGSTFSLPFCQTNVIHQFFCEIPQLLKITCSDSYLSEVALLDFSYFLGLNCFVFIIVSYVQIFKTVLRIPSEQGQRKTFSTCLPHLTVVSLFLCTGFFEYMKPTSSSESGLDLMIGVLYSLVPPVMNPIIYSMRNKEIKAALKKLIVWRLLTKN is encoded by the coding sequence ATGGAAATGTCCAATCGAACCACTgtgaccgagttccttctcctgggattctctgatgttcgggagctgcagattttgcactttatGGTGTTTCTGCTGATTTACCTGGCAGCCCTGctggggaatcttctcatcatcgCAGCCGTAGCCCTCGACCAccatcttcacacccccatgtacttcttcctggcgaatctgtccatcctagacctcggctccatctccattaccatccccaaatccatgatcaattccctcatgaacaccaggtCGATTTCTTATCCTGGATGTGTCGCCCAAGTCTTTCTCTTCGTAGTCTTCATTGCAGCTGATCTTGCCTtactcaccatcatggcataTGATCGATAcgtcgccatctgccaaccactgtactatgagagagtgatgaacaggagagcttgtgtccaaatggcagccagtgcctggattacTGGTATTGTCTACTCTGCGCTGCACACCGGGAGCACCTTCAGTTTACCCTTCTGCCAGACAAATGTCATCcaccagttcttctgtgaaatcccccagctacTCAAGATCACCTGCTCTGACTCGTACCTCAGTGAAGTTGCGCTTCTTGACTTTAGTTATTTTTTAGGTttaaactgctttgtttttataattgtgtcttatgttcagatcttcaaaaccgtgctgagaatcccctctgagcagggccagcgtaaaaccttctccacctgccttcctcacctcactgtggtctcttTGTTTCTTTGCACGGGCTTCTTTGAGTAcatgaaacccacctccagctcagaaTCAGGTCTGGATCTCATGATAGGTGTTCTCTATTCCCTGGTGCCTCCAGTGATGAATccaatcatctacagcatgaggaacaaggagatcaaagctgcATTAAAGAAACTGATTGTCTGGAGGTTACTCACCAAGAATTAA